A region of the Lysobacter sp. K5869 genome:
ACTGATCGCGGGTCATGAACGGCAGATCCGATTCCACCATCAGCCGGATCGCCAGCATCGGCACCGGGCTGCGCAGCGGACGGAACTCGGGATTGCGCAGCCCCGGGCTCTCGTTCATCGAATGGAACTCGCCGAGCATCATGCCCTGATCGACGAAGTAGGGCTTGAGCTGGTACTGAACCTCGTCGACCAGCGCCGTGCCTTCCGCGCCGCGCGCGGCCAGGGTCGGGAACGCGACCAGGAAGGCCTTGTTGATCGACTCGGGCGCCTTGCTCGGCTCGGTCGCCAGGAACACGTTGCGGTATTCCTTGATGATGCGGCCGATGCTCTCCGCGGTCGGCTCGGCCTCGGTCACCTCGGCGAACCAGATCGTGTCCATGTTGAGCGCGCCGGGCACGAACGGGCAGATCGAGCCGGAG
Encoded here:
- a CDS encoding DUF6875 domain-containing protein, which produces MTTQGGSSPAPCKHAAAAAKNAQAAAVPDGVPRLMRVSEVERECEPDSVRAQLLKWVREFIGAPHPELGRSGSICPFVPGALNMDTIWFAEVTEAEPTAESIGRIIKEYRNVFLATEPSKAPESINKAFLVAFPTLAARGAEGTALVDEVQYQLKPYFVDQGMMLGEFHSMNESPGLRNPEFRPLRSPVPMLAIRLMVESDLPFMTRDQYSPQERAAFLRSYLYRLGGSLKPVKFNDALEKLIVAEVSMRAPAPQARSAQARDEAAEPA